Proteins encoded within one genomic window of Desulfovibrio sp. X2:
- a CDS encoding selenium metabolism-associated LysR family transcriptional regulator: protein MDIRRLEAFCKVYELASFSKAGQELFLSQPTISSHISVLEEELGVKLFDRMGRTVLPTQAGELLYGHVKEAFRSLTSARAEIQLLLDKVGGDLVVGASTIPAHYILPELLRGFLEAYPEVAVHMEVSDSGGIIEQVVDGRLICGIVGAAVEHPDLLFDKIMDDDVVLIAPPSLAPKDGQAAALDQLRAWPWIMRERGSGTRKALEIALQRQGLGLFELRVAVSAVSTEAVIQCVRLGLGVSVTSRLAARPFLERGEIVSVPVTGLDMARQFWLVRNSKRSLMPAYRYFVRHVLDTAARGTLGDAS, encoded by the coding sequence ATGGATATCAGGAGACTCGAAGCGTTCTGCAAGGTCTACGAGCTGGCGAGCTTTTCCAAGGCAGGTCAGGAACTTTTTCTCTCCCAGCCGACCATCAGCTCGCACATCTCGGTTCTGGAGGAGGAGCTCGGCGTTAAGCTCTTCGACCGCATGGGCAGGACAGTGCTGCCCACGCAGGCGGGGGAGCTCCTCTACGGCCACGTCAAGGAGGCCTTCCGCAGCCTGACCAGTGCCCGCGCGGAAATCCAGCTCCTCCTGGACAAGGTCGGCGGCGATCTGGTCGTCGGCGCGAGCACCATACCTGCCCACTACATCCTGCCCGAGCTTCTGCGGGGCTTCCTCGAGGCCTATCCCGAGGTCGCCGTGCACATGGAGGTCTCGGATTCAGGAGGGATCATCGAGCAGGTGGTGGACGGCCGCCTCATCTGCGGCATCGTCGGCGCCGCTGTGGAGCATCCCGACCTGCTCTTCGACAAGATCATGGACGACGACGTGGTGCTCATCGCTCCGCCCTCCCTGGCCCCCAAGGACGGACAGGCCGCCGCTCTGGACCAGCTGCGCGCCTGGCCCTGGATCATGCGCGAGCGGGGCTCGGGCACGCGCAAGGCGCTCGAGATCGCCTTGCAGCGCCAGGGGCTCGGGCTGTTCGAGCTGCGCGTGGCGGTCTCGGCCGTGAGCACCGAGGCCGTGATCCAGTGCGTGCGCCTCGGGCTCGGCGTCTCCGTGACCTCGCGCCTTGCCGCACGTCCCTTCCTCGAGCGCGGGGAGATCGTTTCCGTGCCCGTGACCGGACTGGACATGGCCAGGCAGTTCTGGCTCGTGCGCAACTCCAAGCGCAGCCTGATGCCCGCCTACCGCTATTTCGTCCGCCACGTCCTGGACACGGCCGCGCGCGGCACCCTCGGAGACGCCTCATGA
- the selD gene encoding selenide, water dikinase SelD, protein MSRITLVDKVKAAGUAAKIPPGDLEEVLAMLGPAPLDARILVGTSGNEDAAIIAFPGGKALVQTLDFFTPIVDDPYSFGQIAAANALSDVYAMGGEPLSAMNIVCFPIKTLPHDVLADILRGGRDKILEAGAVLAGGHSVEDDEIKYGLSVSGIIDPERVATNKGLRPGDRLVLTKPLGTGILATGLKARWSGSARFEELLVRWAAHLNAAGGRVIRELGLKAATDVTGFGLGGHLLEMAHASGVAVRLFVREVPMLEEALELAAMGLVPMGSHANRSFCSTAVRVEQGIEPVRADLVFDAQTSGGLVLAVPEELLPRALSMLGEAGEMAAVIGQVLPTDDLPARLVLS, encoded by the coding sequence ATGAGCCGCATCACGCTGGTCGACAAGGTCAAGGCCGCTGGTTGAGCCGCCAAGATTCCTCCCGGGGATCTGGAGGAAGTCCTGGCCATGCTCGGTCCCGCGCCTCTTGACGCGCGCATCCTGGTCGGCACCTCGGGCAACGAGGACGCCGCGATCATCGCCTTCCCGGGCGGCAAGGCCCTGGTGCAGACCCTCGACTTCTTCACGCCCATCGTCGACGATCCCTATTCCTTCGGCCAGATAGCAGCGGCCAACGCCCTGTCGGACGTCTACGCCATGGGTGGCGAGCCCCTGTCCGCCATGAACATCGTCTGCTTCCCGATCAAGACCCTGCCGCATGACGTGCTGGCCGACATCCTGCGCGGCGGCCGCGACAAGATCCTCGAGGCCGGGGCCGTGCTCGCGGGCGGACACAGCGTGGAGGACGACGAGATCAAGTACGGCCTGTCGGTCTCGGGCATCATCGATCCCGAGCGCGTGGCCACGAACAAGGGGCTTCGCCCGGGCGACCGCCTGGTGCTGACCAAGCCCCTCGGCACGGGCATCCTGGCGACCGGGCTCAAGGCCCGCTGGAGCGGGAGCGCGCGTTTCGAGGAGCTGCTCGTGCGCTGGGCCGCGCATCTGAACGCCGCGGGCGGGCGGGTCATCCGCGAGCTGGGGCTCAAGGCGGCCACGGACGTGACCGGCTTCGGCCTGGGCGGCCATCTCCTCGAGATGGCCCATGCATCGGGCGTGGCCGTGCGCCTCTTCGTCAGGGAGGTGCCCATGCTCGAGGAGGCGCTGGAGCTGGCCGCCATGGGCCTCGTCCCGATGGGCAGCCACGCCAACAGGAGCTTCTGTTCCACGGCCGTGCGCGTGGAGCAGGGCATAGAGCCCGTGCGCGCGGACCTCGTCTTCGACGCCCAGACCTCGGGCGGCCTGGTCCTGGCCGTGCCGGAGGAGCTTCTGCCGCGCGCCCTGTCCATGCTCGGCGAGGCAGGCGAGATGGCCGCTGTCATCGGCCAGGTCCTGCCTACTGACGATCTCCCCGCGCGTCTCGTTCTTTCCTGA
- a CDS encoding TetR/AcrR family transcriptional regulator, whose translation MGKIKAIVDAAQTLFAEKGYENTPVAEIAKIAGVAGGTIIYHFKNKENLLFIVTWRILYSLYKSTLKGLGPSPDGLQAAVAFVDTFFDSLESHRNEFQLMLKNTAYDTLDVDAFPNADLKLLHLRYLQLLEDALDRGQRDGSINIEDVHATATIIYATLVGAARMHISHGEPLGVLHKEAATFVRARLTLPA comes from the coding sequence ATGGGCAAAATAAAGGCGATCGTGGACGCGGCACAGACGTTGTTCGCGGAGAAGGGATACGAGAACACCCCGGTGGCGGAAATCGCCAAGATCGCGGGTGTTGCCGGCGGGACGATCATCTATCATTTCAAGAACAAGGAAAACCTGCTCTTCATCGTCACCTGGCGCATCCTCTACTCGCTCTACAAATCCACGCTCAAGGGGCTGGGCCCGAGCCCGGACGGCCTGCAGGCCGCAGTCGCTTTCGTGGACACGTTCTTCGACTCCTTGGAATCGCATCGCAACGAATTTCAGCTCATGCTGAAGAATACGGCCTACGACACCCTGGACGTGGATGCCTTTCCCAATGCCGACCTGAAGCTCCTGCACCTGCGCTATCTCCAGCTCCTGGAGGACGCACTGGACAGGGGGCAGCGCGACGGCTCCATCAACATCGAGGACGTCCACGCCACCGCGACGATCATCTACGCCACCCTGGTCGGAGCCGCGCGCATGCACATCTCCCATGGAGAGCCCCTGGGCGTGCTGCACAAGGAAGCCGCCACCTTCGTCCGCGCCCGTCTGACGTTGCCTGCCTGA
- a CDS encoding malic enzyme-like NAD(P)-binding protein: MALFTPEEALTYHSAGRKGKIEVVPTKPCLTQKHLTLAYSPGVAHACMAIHKDPSLVYKYTTKGNLIAVVSNGTAVLGLGNIGPLAGKPVMEGKGVLFKVFADIDVFDINLDCKDPDRLIDVVKALEPTFGGINLEDIKAPECFHIETTLKREMKIPVFHDDQHGTAIISGAGLLNALEISGKKIEDIVVVVSGAGAAAIACLKFYEALGVKHENIHMFDSRGHVHKGRTDLNPQKAYFAQDKALPSLAAGMKGADCFLGLSVGGMVTPEMVKSMAKSPIIFACANPDPEITYPDAKTARPDAIMATGRSDFPNQVNNVLGFPFIFRGALDCESTSINEEMKVAAARALADLAKEPVPDYVKKAYGVSEMEFGIDYIIPKPLDLRVIEWEAPAVAKAAMDSGVARKALDMDKYKVELRDRLAASRARVQTLVDSYELGF; encoded by the coding sequence ATGGCCCTGTTCACTCCCGAGGAGGCGCTCACCTATCACAGCGCCGGCCGCAAGGGAAAAATCGAAGTCGTTCCCACCAAGCCGTGCCTGACCCAGAAGCATCTGACGCTGGCCTATTCGCCCGGTGTCGCGCATGCCTGCATGGCGATCCACAAGGATCCCTCCCTGGTCTACAAGTACACCACCAAGGGCAACCTCATCGCCGTGGTCTCCAACGGCACGGCGGTGCTCGGCCTCGGCAACATCGGCCCCTTGGCGGGCAAGCCGGTGATGGAAGGCAAGGGCGTGCTCTTCAAGGTCTTCGCAGACATCGACGTCTTCGACATCAACCTCGACTGCAAGGACCCGGACCGTCTCATCGACGTGGTCAAGGCGCTGGAGCCCACCTTCGGCGGCATCAACCTCGAGGACATCAAGGCCCCCGAGTGCTTCCACATCGAGACCACGCTCAAGCGCGAGATGAAGATCCCGGTCTTCCACGACGACCAGCACGGCACGGCCATCATCTCCGGCGCGGGCCTGTTGAACGCCCTCGAGATCAGCGGCAAGAAGATCGAGGACATCGTGGTCGTGGTCTCGGGCGCCGGCGCCGCGGCCATCGCCTGCCTCAAGTTCTACGAGGCGCTCGGCGTGAAGCACGAGAACATCCACATGTTCGACTCGCGCGGCCACGTCCACAAGGGCCGCACGGACCTGAACCCGCAGAAGGCCTACTTCGCCCAGGACAAGGCGCTGCCCTCCCTGGCCGCGGGCATGAAGGGGGCGGACTGCTTCCTCGGCCTGTCCGTGGGCGGCATGGTCACGCCGGAGATGGTCAAGTCCATGGCCAAGAGCCCGATCATCTTCGCCTGCGCCAACCCCGACCCCGAGATCACCTATCCCGACGCCAAGACCGCCCGTCCGGACGCCATCATGGCCACGGGCCGCTCGGACTTCCCCAACCAGGTCAACAACGTGCTCGGCTTCCCCTTCATCTTCCGCGGTGCGCTGGACTGCGAGTCCACGTCCATCAACGAGGAGATGAAGGTCGCGGCGGCCCGGGCCCTGGCCGACCTGGCCAAGGAGCCGGTCCCGGACTACGTGAAGAAGGCCTACGGCGTCTCGGAGATGGAGTTCGGCATCGACTACATCATCCCCAAGCCGCTCGACCTGCGCGTCATCGAGTGGGAGGCCCCCGCCGTGGCCAAGGCCGCCATGGACAGCGGCGTGGCCCGCAAGGCGCTCGACATGGACAAGTACAAGGTCGAGCTGCGCGATCGCCTGGCCGCTTCGCGCGCCCGCGTGCAGACGCTCGTGGACAGCTACGAGCTGGGCTTCTAG
- a CDS encoding MTH1187 family thiamine-binding protein — MSVLAELSIFPVGLGDSLSEHVAGAVRIIRESGLAHEFGPMGTCIEGEWGEVMDVVGRCHAAMRERSARVYMTLKVDSREGQAGRLSSKIASVEGHLAAREKGE; from the coding sequence ATGAGCGTTCTGGCGGAACTTTCGATATTCCCCGTCGGTCTCGGCGATAGCCTGTCCGAGCATGTGGCCGGGGCCGTGCGCATCATCCGCGAAAGCGGCCTGGCGCATGAATTCGGGCCCATGGGCACCTGCATCGAGGGCGAATGGGGCGAGGTCATGGACGTGGTCGGCCGCTGCCACGCGGCCATGCGCGAGCGCTCCGCGCGCGTCTACATGACGCTCAAGGTGGATTCGCGCGAGGGGCAGGCAGGCCGCCTGAGCTCCAAGATCGCCTCGGTCGAGGGCCATCTGGCGGCCAGGGAGAAGGGCGAATGA
- the thiE gene encoding thiamine phosphate synthase, producing MRRFDLSVYLVTDRPLCLGRQLVDVVGEAVAGGVTLVQLREKDAQTREFVELARAVKALLDPFGVPLLINDRVDVALACGAAGVHVGQKDMNPADVRAIVQGTLGPDAVVGLSVESEELALAARDLPVDYLGAGPVFATTTKKDAAPVIGLAGLSRIVELAGRPVVGIGAIGADNAAGVIRAGAAGVAVVSAVCSAPAPREAAARLADVVRAARGVQGS from the coding sequence ATGAGGCGCTTCGACCTCTCGGTCTACCTGGTCACGGACCGCCCCCTGTGCCTCGGGCGGCAGCTCGTCGACGTGGTGGGCGAGGCCGTGGCCGGAGGCGTGACGCTCGTGCAGCTCAGGGAGAAGGACGCGCAGACGCGCGAGTTCGTGGAGCTCGCCAGGGCCGTGAAGGCCCTGCTCGATCCCTTCGGCGTGCCCCTGCTCATCAACGACCGCGTGGACGTGGCCCTGGCCTGCGGCGCGGCCGGAGTGCACGTGGGGCAGAAGGACATGAATCCCGCGGACGTGCGCGCCATCGTGCAGGGTACGCTCGGTCCCGACGCCGTCGTCGGACTCTCCGTGGAGAGCGAGGAGCTGGCCCTGGCGGCCCGCGACCTGCCCGTGGACTATCTCGGCGCCGGGCCGGTCTTCGCCACGACCACCAAGAAGGACGCCGCGCCGGTCATCGGGCTTGCCGGGCTTTCGCGCATCGTCGAGCTGGCCGGACGGCCGGTGGTGGGCATCGGCGCCATCGGCGCGGACAACGCCGCCGGCGTCATCCGGGCGGGCGCGGCAGGCGTGGCCGTGGTCTCGGCCGTGTGCTCCGCCCCCGCGCCGCGCGAGGCCGCAGCCAGGCTGGCCGACGTGGTGCGCGCGGCACGGGGCGTGCAAGGCTCGTAG
- a CDS encoding glycosyltransferase family 9 protein, with translation MRVLLLNLTRFGDLIQSQLCISGLASQGHEVHLACLENFRAAAGLLDGLSGVAALPGSRLVAGPGADWRRMLSSFWEWGEEVRRSMAPERVVNITPSLAGRVLARHFAAVGAFGAASGTSPVEQVGLCLDEEGFSLDTSPWAAFLQTASRHRGTSPFNVADIFCRVAGLGAGECPPALRLAGPDAANRARVDALLAELEATVLSGLPETPGKAPGGLVALQLGASEERRRWPLEYFACLGRLLWEKCAALPVLLGGPGEQRLAERYAAQADHPHISLVGRTSLPELAAVLTRARLLVTNDTGTMHLAAGLSTPVLAVFLCTAQPWDTGPYLEGALCLEPDMDCHPCAFGAPCARGEACRKAIGPEGVFAAAAACLAGQGWGDAAPCGSRAFVAGRDAWGYLGLTRLGEHAPDDRQAWLLVQRAFYRQFLDGVDSPDLSGLPPLSGTARAELAAPLAEASGLITLLSSQGTLLLRDPLPAFKTKFLASWQRLTARLQADPRLAPLGWLLATQGEERGDNLADILSLIRRFQAGLAALAGLCASSAD, from the coding sequence ATGCGCGTCCTGCTCCTGAACCTCACCCGCTTCGGCGACCTGATCCAGAGCCAGCTCTGCATCTCGGGCCTGGCTTCGCAGGGCCACGAGGTCCATCTGGCCTGTCTGGAGAATTTCCGCGCGGCCGCCGGGCTGCTCGACGGCCTCTCAGGCGTCGCCGCGCTGCCGGGTTCGCGCCTTGTGGCCGGACCGGGCGCGGACTGGCGCCGGATGCTCTCCTCGTTCTGGGAGTGGGGCGAAGAGGTCCGGCGCAGCATGGCGCCCGAGCGCGTGGTGAACATCACCCCCTCGCTCGCCGGGCGCGTCCTGGCGCGGCATTTCGCGGCCGTCGGCGCCTTTGGCGCCGCTTCCGGAACATCGCCGGTCGAGCAGGTCGGGCTCTGCCTGGACGAGGAGGGCTTCAGCCTGGACACGAGCCCGTGGGCGGCCTTTCTGCAGACCGCGAGCAGGCATCGCGGCACGAGTCCCTTCAACGTGGCCGACATCTTCTGCCGCGTGGCCGGACTCGGCGCCGGGGAATGCCCTCCGGCCCTGCGCCTGGCCGGTCCGGACGCCGCGAACCGCGCCCGGGTGGATGCGCTCCTAGCGGAACTCGAGGCCACGGTCCTGTCAGGCCTGCCCGAGACTCCCGGCAAGGCTCCGGGCGGGCTGGTGGCCCTGCAGCTCGGCGCGAGCGAGGAGAGGCGACGCTGGCCGCTGGAATATTTTGCCTGCCTGGGCCGCCTGCTCTGGGAAAAATGCGCCGCCCTGCCGGTGCTCCTGGGCGGGCCCGGCGAGCAGCGGCTGGCCGAGCGCTATGCCGCGCAGGCCGACCACCCGCACATCTCCCTGGTGGGCCGCACGTCGCTTCCCGAGCTGGCCGCCGTGCTCACGCGCGCACGCCTCCTGGTGACCAACGACACGGGCACCATGCACCTGGCCGCCGGGCTCTCCACGCCCGTGCTGGCGGTCTTCCTGTGCACCGCCCAGCCCTGGGACACCGGCCCCTACCTCGAGGGAGCGCTCTGCCTCGAGCCGGACATGGACTGCCACCCCTGCGCCTTCGGCGCGCCCTGCGCGCGCGGCGAGGCCTGCCGCAAGGCCATAGGGCCCGAGGGCGTGTTCGCCGCGGCCGCGGCGTGCCTTGCCGGGCAGGGATGGGGAGACGCCGCGCCGTGCGGCTCCCGAGCCTTCGTGGCGGGACGCGACGCCTGGGGGTATCTCGGGCTCACGCGCCTGGGCGAGCACGCGCCGGACGACCGCCAGGCGTGGCTTCTGGTGCAGCGCGCCTTCTATCGTCAGTTCCTTGACGGGGTGGACTCCCCGGACCTTTCCGGCCTGCCGCCGCTTTCAGGGACGGCCCGGGCCGAGCTCGCCGCGCCCTTGGCAGAGGCCTCCGGCCTGATCACGCTGCTCTCGAGCCAGGGCACGCTTTTGCTGCGCGACCCGCTGCCCGCCTTCAAGACCAAGTTCCTGGCCTCCTGGCAGCGCCTGACCGCGCGCCTGCAGGCCGATCCCCGCCTGGCTCCCCTCGGCTGGCTGCTGGCCACCCAGGGCGAGGAGCGCGGGGACAACCTCGCGGACATACTGTCCCTTATCCGCCGTTTCCAGGCGGGGCTGGCCGCACTGGCCGGGCTCTGCGCCTCCAGTGCCGATTAA
- a CDS encoding ribonuclease H-like domain-containing protein, producing the protein MLTRTFCHLPGVGVRTEEKLWAAGVRGWDDFALAAPLLSAHRHAQAAALLDESRERLEAGDAEFFAARLPAQEHWRLWPHFRDATAYVDIETTGLGRGNDHITSIALFDGRSLRTYVHGRNLESFQDDILDYKLLVTYNGRSFDAPFIEREMRIVLPKAHVDLRFVLKRVGLTGGLKRCEKALGLDRAELDGVDGYFAVLLWKRFLDTGDEKALQTLLAYNAEDVLNLGTLLRYASERLLAATPFASDVSLPCCAPVDNPHQADEALVRRLKSIYYR; encoded by the coding sequence ATGCTGACGAGGACCTTCTGCCATCTGCCCGGAGTGGGCGTGCGCACCGAGGAGAAGCTCTGGGCCGCGGGCGTCCGCGGCTGGGACGACTTCGCCCTTGCCGCGCCCCTGCTTTCCGCCCACCGCCACGCCCAGGCCGCCGCCCTGCTCGACGAGTCGCGCGAGCGCCTGGAGGCGGGCGACGCGGAGTTCTTCGCCGCCAGGCTGCCCGCCCAGGAGCACTGGCGGCTGTGGCCGCACTTCAGGGACGCCACGGCCTACGTGGACATCGAGACCACCGGACTCGGCCGCGGCAACGACCACATCACCTCCATCGCCCTGTTCGACGGCAGGAGCCTGCGCACCTACGTGCACGGCCGGAATCTCGAGTCGTTCCAGGACGACATCCTCGACTACAAGCTGCTCGTGACCTACAACGGCCGCTCCTTCGACGCGCCCTTCATCGAGCGCGAGATGAGGATCGTCCTGCCCAAGGCCCACGTGGACCTGCGCTTCGTGCTGAAAAGGGTGGGGCTGACCGGCGGGCTCAAGCGCTGCGAGAAGGCGCTGGGGCTCGACCGCGCGGAACTCGACGGGGTGGACGGCTACTTCGCCGTGCTGCTCTGGAAGCGTTTCCTGGACACGGGCGACGAGAAGGCCCTGCAGACGCTGCTGGCCTACAACGCGGAGGATGTGCTGAACCTGGGCACGCTCCTGCGCTACGCCTCGGAGCGCCTCCTCGCCGCCACGCCCTTCGCCTCGGACGTGTCCCTGCCGTGCTGCGCGCCCGTGGACAACCCCCATCAGGCCGACGAGGCGCTGGTGCGGCGGCTGAAGTCCATCTACTACCGCTGA
- a CDS encoding 4Fe-4S binding protein, translating to MTLRRVVQTVCLVLFALLALGTAEALVGGSAVPFAPGRDLLVRLDPAAALLAAVADRSVSLAILPGLAVLASGLVLGRAFCGWVCPFGAMLDITDPLLRRLAGKRRNVPRAGGRTLPRRLKFGVLAGLLSAAACGVSLAFWAAPLPLAARLWGLAGREGLSRLADAGLRVIDPLARGLGATGLAFAEVKLPSYATLSFTLLFFALAFGLGLLGSRVWCRCLCPAGAALGLLSRLAPWCRTVGEGCTSCGACARACPAGAIGSDFTATDHAECLKCLRCRDTCPQDVVRFGFTRTEQAAFSPLRRTLVGGAALGAGAAALGLYGPALGAALAKGNGPGVLRPPGALPEQDFLARCVRCGLCATACPTNTLQPAWLAAGGLGMFSPVVTPVKGFCNPLCHACAPACPTAAIRVVAPGDRLFAKLGTAYIERKDCLAWEKKKKCLVCDEVCPYDAISFKPEPDNPVRVPHVDAKRCAGCGFCEHHCPAVNPVRGSKAIVVRAKDALRPRTGSLRAAAEGAGLRLIYTPKKKGTDGAQGAEPPAPEPSPNGLPPGFSE from the coding sequence ATGACTCTGCGCCGCGTCGTCCAGACCGTCTGCCTCGTCCTCTTCGCGCTCCTGGCCCTGGGCACGGCGGAGGCGCTTGTCGGCGGCTCTGCAGTCCCATTCGCTCCAGGCCGCGACCTCCTCGTGCGCCTGGACCCGGCCGCAGCCCTGCTGGCCGCCGTGGCGGACCGTTCCGTGAGCCTCGCCATCCTGCCGGGCCTCGCGGTCCTGGCCTCGGGCCTCGTCCTCGGACGGGCGTTCTGCGGCTGGGTCTGCCCCTTCGGGGCCATGCTGGACATCACCGACCCGCTCCTACGCAGGCTGGCGGGCAAGAGGAGGAACGTGCCGCGCGCGGGCGGCCGTACCCTGCCCCGGCGCCTCAAGTTCGGCGTGCTGGCCGGGCTTCTGTCCGCGGCCGCGTGCGGCGTCTCCCTGGCCTTCTGGGCCGCGCCTCTGCCCCTGGCCGCGCGCCTGTGGGGCCTTGCGGGGCGCGAAGGGCTCTCCCGCCTGGCGGACGCCGGGCTTCGGGTGATCGATCCCCTGGCCCGCGGCCTCGGCGCGACGGGCCTGGCCTTCGCGGAGGTCAAGCTGCCCTCCTACGCCACCCTCTCCTTCACCCTGCTCTTCTTCGCCCTGGCCTTCGGGCTCGGGCTCCTGGGCAGCCGCGTCTGGTGCCGCTGCCTCTGCCCCGCCGGAGCGGCCCTGGGGCTCCTTTCCCGCCTCGCGCCCTGGTGCCGCACGGTCGGCGAGGGCTGCACCTCCTGCGGCGCCTGCGCCCGCGCCTGTCCTGCCGGGGCAATAGGAAGCGATTTCACGGCCACGGACCACGCCGAATGCCTCAAGTGCCTGCGCTGCCGCGATACGTGCCCACAAGACGTCGTACGATTCGGCTTTACACGCACGGAGCAGGCGGCCTTCTCGCCCCTGCGCCGCACCCTGGTCGGCGGCGCGGCCCTCGGCGCGGGCGCGGCAGCCCTCGGGCTCTACGGCCCGGCCCTGGGCGCGGCCCTTGCAAAGGGGAACGGCCCCGGCGTGCTGCGCCCGCCCGGCGCCCTGCCCGAGCAGGACTTCCTGGCCCGCTGCGTGCGCTGCGGGCTGTGCGCCACGGCCTGCCCCACGAACACGCTGCAGCCCGCCTGGCTGGCCGCCGGGGGCCTTGGCATGTTCAGCCCGGTGGTCACGCCGGTGAAGGGCTTCTGCAATCCGCTCTGCCACGCCTGCGCGCCCGCCTGCCCCACGGCGGCCATCCGCGTCGTCGCGCCCGGGGACCGGCTCTTCGCCAAGCTCGGCACGGCGTATATCGAACGCAAGGATTGTCTGGCCTGGGAAAAAAAGAAGAAGTGCCTGGTCTGCGACGAGGTCTGCCCCTACGACGCGATTTCGTTCAAGCCCGAGCCGGACAACCCGGTGCGCGTGCCGCACGTGGACGCCAAGCGCTGCGCGGGCTGCGGCTTCTGCGAGCACCACTGCCCGGCCGTGAATCCCGTGCGCGGGAGCAAGGCCATCGTGGTCCGCGCCAAGGACGCGCTTCGCCCGCGCACGGGCAGTCTTCGCGCCGCGGCCGAGGGTGCGGGCCTGCGCCTCATCTACACGCCGAAGAAGAAGGGGACGGACGGCGCGCAAGGCGCTGAGCCGCCCGCGCCCGAACCGTCCCCGAACGGACTGCCGCCGGGGTTCTCGGAGTAG
- a CDS encoding DUF362 domain-containing protein, producing MQRRDFLKWQMSGALWLAAGASLFAPSRLLAAAEPDVGVAKGDPAAATRSAVELLGGMKRFVRPGQKVLVKPNMSFATDAASGAVTHPAVVSAIALMCKEAGASSILVMDNPLASAEACLERTGIRAACRDVGPDIVQAPSAERFFREAAIPGAREMESNVFLREALDADVLIAAPTAKSHSSAGVSLSLKGMMGLVRNRGVMHSRYDLDTAIVDLNTRLKPALVVIDAIYVLSTNGPGGPGKVLREDTVIASADPVAADAYAVEAFEWYGRRFKARQVGHVRQAAERGLGRMDLEALEIRQVTL from the coding sequence ATGCAGCGCAGGGATTTCCTCAAATGGCAGATGTCCGGAGCGCTCTGGCTGGCCGCCGGAGCCTCCCTCTTCGCCCCGTCCCGCCTCCTGGCCGCGGCCGAGCCCGACGTCGGCGTGGCCAAGGGGGATCCGGCCGCGGCCACGCGCTCGGCCGTGGAGCTTCTGGGGGGCATGAAGCGCTTCGTCCGCCCCGGCCAGAAGGTGCTCGTCAAGCCCAACATGAGCTTCGCCACGGACGCCGCCTCCGGCGCCGTAACCCACCCGGCCGTGGTCTCCGCCATCGCCCTCATGTGCAAGGAGGCGGGCGCGTCGAGCATCCTGGTCATGGACAACCCCCTGGCCTCGGCCGAGGCCTGTCTCGAACGCACGGGCATCCGCGCGGCCTGCAGGGACGTCGGGCCGGACATCGTGCAGGCCCCGAGCGCGGAGCGCTTCTTCCGCGAGGCCGCGATCCCCGGGGCCAGGGAGATGGAGTCCAACGTCTTTCTGCGCGAGGCCCTGGACGCCGACGTGCTCATCGCCGCGCCCACGGCCAAGTCGCACAGCTCGGCGGGCGTCAGCCTCTCTCTCAAGGGAATGATGGGGCTCGTCCGAAACCGCGGGGTGATGCACTCGCGCTACGACCTGGACACGGCCATCGTGGACCTGAACACCAGGCTCAAGCCCGCCCTGGTGGTGATCGACGCGATCTACGTGCTGTCCACCAACGGACCGGGCGGCCCGGGCAAGGTGCTCAGGGAGGACACGGTCATCGCCTCGGCCGATCCCGTGGCCGCGGACGCCTATGCCGTGGAGGCCTTCGAGTGGTACGGCAGGCGCTTCAAGGCGCGCCAGGTCGGCCACGTGCGGCAGGCCGCCGAGCGCGGGCTCGGCCGCATGGACCTCGAAGCCCTCGAGATCCGGCAGGTGACGCTCTAG